In the Centroberyx gerrardi isolate f3 chromosome 9, fCenGer3.hap1.cur.20231027, whole genome shotgun sequence genome, one interval contains:
- the LOC139932451 gene encoding zinc finger protein 644-like → MNDNVLPKLSQRLKNQTEDLEEGYEDSDDFSDSPSEASANFLDSRENERNPYARSYFKQRQRFSVKEKSSLVDQVTEDDDNDNEDDDCSDIEQLIIKEEYIESAVCDDSPESPSMPTSDPFDVFPASGVEHKPCPYCPAVFESGVGLSNHVRGHLHRVGLSYNARHMVSPEQVALQDRQPRIRKRIPSGMRRLKKAEKPESQGEHTCPLCWGWFDTKTGLSNHVRGHLKRIGRTVTSNNKSPVCILNELLQDKKEHQNILQIFNKNQFPSRPFVSQKFISSNGLFLMRAGIPVKIQYGMRSPTPLGSWAPKQEVEEKKPQVEAQRSSEPPSSTLVELLKARQKDMELKERNGSYATRKHFNMTKEGMEETQVASVESNWAHEECDSNKFCIHCNTTFPSAVSLSNHLRAYARRKRIAILEGTSYDYKQKKPRSRPGLKKKVFPSLNAEIYRLTCRFCDLVFQGPLSVQEDWIKHLQRHLMHTSVPHSGTGMVEVLGLHQEINSMSHEHPDLEQTTSSLELPVAS, encoded by the exons ATGAATGATAATGTATTACCAAAGCTTAGCCAAAGGCTTAAGAACCAGACTGAGGACTTAGAGGAAGGCTATGAGGACAGCGACGACTTCAGCGACTCCCCCAGTGAAGCGTCAGCCAACTTCCTGGATAGCAGGGAGAATGAAAGGAACCCCTATGCCCGGAGCTATTTCAAACAGAGGCAGAGGTTTTCAGTCAAAGAGAAAAGTTCCCTTGTAGACCAAGTTACTGAAgatgatgacaatgacaatgaagaTGATGACTGCAGTGACATAGAGCAACTCATAATCAAGGAGGAGTATATAGAAAGTGCAGTGTGTGATGATTCCCCGGAGTCGCCTTCTATGCCTACGAGTGACCCCTTTGACGTTTTCCCTGCATCAGGGGTAGAGCATAAGCCCTGTCCATACTGCCCTGCTGTGTTTGAGTCTGGAGTGGGTCTGTCCAATCACGTGCGAGGACACCTTCACCGAGTTGGGTTGAGTTATAATGCTCGTCACATGGTTTCACCAGAGCAAGTGGCGTTGCAGGACCGTCAGCCACGAATCCGCAAGAGGATCCCCTCTGGCATGAGGAGACTCAAAAAAG CTGAGAAGCCCGAGTCACAAGGAGAACACACATGCCCCCTGTGCTGGGGTTGGTTTGACACTAAAACTGGCCTCTCCAACCACGTGAGGGGCCACCTGAAACGAATAGGCAGGACTGTTACCAGCAACAACAAATCCCCTGTGTGCATCCTCAATGAACTGCTACAGGACAAGAAGGAACATCAGAACATCCTCCAGATCTTCAACAAGAACCAGTTCCCCTCACGTCCGTTTGTCTCTCAGAAGTTCATCAGCAGCAACGGCCTGTTCCTGATGCGCGCTGGGATCCCTGTGAAAATCCAATACGGCATGAGGAGTCCTACTCCGCTGGGCAGCTGGGCACCAaaacaggaggtggaggagaagaagccaCAGGTAGAGGCACAAAGATCCAGTGAGCCCCCATCAAGCACTTTAGTAGAGCTGCTCAAGGCGAGACAGAAAGACATGGAGCTTAAGGAGAGAAACGGCTCTTACGCAACCAGGAAGCACTTTAATATGACCAAAGAGGGCATGGAGGAGACCCAGGTGGCCAGTGTGGAATCAAACTGGGCTCATG AGGAATGCGACTCAAATAAGTTTTGCATCCACTGTAACACCACCTTCCCCAGTGCTGTGAGCCTGTCCAATCATCTTCGAGCTTATGCACGCAGGAAGAGGATCGCCATTTTAGAAGGAACAA gCTATGATTATAAACAAAAGAAGCCGAGATCAAGACCTGGGTTAAAAAAGAAGGTTTTTCCCTCCTTGAATGCTGAGATATACAGACTCACCTGCAG ATTCTGTGACCTCGTCTTCCAAGGCCCCCTGTCTGTCCAGGAGGACTGGATCAAGCATTTACAGAGGCACCTTATGCACACCAGCGTCCCCCACTCAGGGACAGGGATGGTAGAGGTTTTGGGTCTTCATCAGGAAATCAATAGCATGTCTCATGAGCACCCAGACCTTGAGCAGACCACATCCTCTCTGGAACTTCCCGTTGCCTCGTGA
- the LOC139932452 gene encoding zinc finger protein 644-like, with translation MSDLKPNAQEDKDVESVSDSPGPTQEPLQSHTSSLKNNAAGNSLPSGALVNGPGSHPTSEVRCVLNKGSVLSNNVLDTEWQPEKDTSPQVLPPPSELQSDAWKNTAGLVLKTPVTQPGVNTPPSDSEENESKLPYSTLSDHSRSTALDTEQHIYSTAEKGCNEENDPEDEDNFSAKLEQLKTEQPEQDPLFFPCTICNVNFKEKRHLHRHMMYHLDRHNQVHYENVPQPFICRECGRLFCDSNSLMKHIIIHQDRLEKLMEEIKGLKKLENEDRGNTLQCPQCVFGCNCPKTFVQHAKTHDNLKHYYFCEECNYITLTQQALEAHLHAVHLNTHQPKYWRMSHTNVAEELDHAQFQCKFCSFTCGDKQILERHSELQHQQSFHDDYGKPKLADQPKTTAKQKRFGKQEFTRTSNPKVSIKEKNVNILAQHY, from the exons ATGTCTGATCTGAAGCCAAATGCACAAGAGGACAAAGACGTGGAATCAGTGTCTGACAGCCCAGGTCCTACTCAGGAGCCATTACAGAGTCACACATCCTCCCTGAAGAACAATGCTGCAG GCAATTCATTGCCTTCAGGAGCACTTGTTAATGGACCTGGTTCACACCCCACCTCAGAGGTACGCTGTGTCCTGAACAAAGGCAGTGTTTTATCCAACAATGTCCTGGATACCGAGTGGCAACCAGAGAAGGACACGAGCCCTCAGGTGTTACCACCACCTAGTGAGCTTCAATCAGACGCTTGGAAGAACACAGCAGGGCTTGTCCTAAAAACACCGGTCACACAGCCAGGTGTCAACACGCCACCGTCTGACTCTGAAGAGAATGAGTCTAAACTGCCCTATTCCACACTGTCAG ATCATTCCAGGAGCACAGCTTTAGACACTGAGCAACATATTTATAGCACAGCAGAGAAAGGTTGTAATGAGGAAAATGACCCTGAAGATGAAGACAATTTTAGTGCAAAACTGGAACAGTTGAAAACAGAACAACCTGAACAAGATCCACTGTTCTTTCCGTGCACAATATGCAATGTTAATTTCAAGGAAAAAAGGCATTTGCATAGACATATGATGTATCATTTAGACAGGCATAATCAGGTGCACTATGAGAATGTTCCACAGCCCTTTATATGCAGGGAGTGTGGGCGTTTGTTCTGTGATAGCAACTCCCTTATGAAGCACATCATTATTCACCAAGACAGGCTCGAAAAACTTATGGAAGAAATCAAAGGTCTCaaaaaacttgaaaatgaaGACAGGGGCAACACATTACAATgccctcagtgtgtgtttggatgtaaTTGCCCTAAAACTTTTGTCCAGCATGCCAAAACACATGATAATCTAAAGCACTACTACTTCTGTGAGGAGTGTAACTACATTACACTGACACAGCAGGCACTTGAAGCACACTTACACGCTGTACACCTCAACACACACCAGCCTAAATACTGGAGAATGAGTCATACTAATGTTGCGGAGGAACTGGACCACGCTCAGTTTCAGTGTAAATTCTGTTCTTTCACTTGCGGAGACAAACAGATATTAGAAAGACATTCTGAGCTACAGCATCAGCAATCATTTCACGATGATTACGGAAAGCCAAAGTTAGCTGACCAGCCCAAAACTACTG CGAAGCAAAAACGATTTGGCAAGCAAGAGTTCACAAGAACAAGCAACCCAAAAGTCTCCATCAAAGAGAAAAATGTCAACATCCTTGCACAACACTATTGA